The Canis aureus isolate CA01 chromosome 11, VMU_Caureus_v.1.0, whole genome shotgun sequence genome has a segment encoding these proteins:
- the ACR gene encoding acrosin isoform X1, with protein MVEMLPTAVLLVLVVSVVAKDNATCDGPCGLRFRHSTQGASRIIGGQDTVIGAWPWMVSLQVFTSHNNRRYHACGGTLLNSHWLLTAAHCFVSKKKVYDWRLIFGAREIVYGNDKPAKPPQQERYVEKIIIHESYVPSLEYNDIALMKITPPVPCGQFIGPGCLPQFRAGPPRVPQGCWVAGWGFLKEKAYRIAPTLQEARVNLIDLDLCNSTQWYNGRIRSTNVCAGYPEGKIDTCQGDSGGPLMCRDNVANTYVVVGITSWGVGCARAKRPGVYTATWPYLNWIASKIGSNALHMAQLATPPHPSTQAPPARPPSAQSPAHPPWYFQHPPRPPPASPPSQPRPRPKPPAAPPPPPPPPPPPAPPSITKPLQVLSFAKRLQQLIEILKGKTFSSAKGYYEMETTDLPELTAAS; from the exons ATGGTGGAGATGCTGCCAACTGCCGTTCTGCTGGTCTTGGTGGTGTCTGTGGTTGCCAAAGATAACGCCACGTGTGA TGGCCCCTGTGGGCTGCGGTTCAGGCACAGCACGCAGGGGGCCAGCCGCATCATCGGAGGGCAGGACACGGTGATCGGGGCCTGGCCCTGGATGGTCAGCCTCCAGGTCTTCACCTCCCACAACAACCGGAGGTACCACGCGTGCGGAGGCACCTTGCTGAACTCCCACTGGCTGCTCACTGCCGCTCACTGCTTCGTCTCCAAAAA GAAAGTGTACGACTGGAGACTGATTTTTGGCGCAAGGGAGATCGTGTACGGAAATGATAAGCCCGCGAAGCCGCCCCAGCAGGAAAGATACGTGGAGAAAATCATCATCCACGAGAGCTACGTCCCCAGTCTGGAGTACAACGACATCGCGCTCATGAAGATCACGCCGCCCGTTCCGTGCGGGCAGTTCATTGGCCCCGGCTGCCTGCCCCAGTTCAGGGCGGGCCCACCTAGGGTGCCCCAGGGCTGCTGGGTGGCTGGCTGGGGGTTCTTGAAGGAGAAAG CCTACAGGATCGCACCTACACTGCAGGAGGCACGCGTGAACCTCATCGACCTCGACTTATGTAACTCCACCCAGTGGTACAATGGGCGCATTCGTTCAACCAACGTGTGTGCAGGCTACCCTGAAGGCAAGATCGACACCTGCCAG GGGGACAGCGGCGGGCCTCTCATGTGCAGAGACAACGTGGCAAACACCTATGTGGTCGTGGGAATCACAAGCTGGGGGGTAGGCTGTGCCCGAGCTAAGCGCCCCGGAGTCTACACGGCCACCTGGCCCTATCTGAACTGGATTGCTTCCAAGATTGGTTCTAATGCCTTGCACATGGCTCAACTGGCCACCCCTCCCCATCCTAGTACTCAAGCACCCCCGGCTAGACCCCCCTCTGCCCAGTCTCCTGCTCACCCTCCTTGGTACTTCCAACACCCTCCTCGACCGCCTCCTGCCAGTCCGCCATCTCAACCTCGACCTCGACCCAAACCCCCAgctgcacccccacctccacccccacccccacccccacctgcacccccatctATCACTAAACCTCTCCAAGTACTTTCTTTTGCCAAGCGACTACAGCAACTCATAGAGATCTTGAAGGGGAAGACCTTTTCTAGCGCAAAGGGGTATTATGAAATGGAGACCACAGATCTCCCAGAACTGACCGCTGCCTCCTGA
- the ACR gene encoding acrosin isoform X2, producing the protein MVSLQVFTSHNNRRYHACGGTLLNSHWLLTAAHCFVSKKKVYDWRLIFGAREIVYGNDKPAKPPQQERYVEKIIIHESYVPSLEYNDIALMKITPPVPCGQFIGPGCLPQFRAGPPRVPQGCWVAGWGFLKEKAYRIAPTLQEARVNLIDLDLCNSTQWYNGRIRSTNVCAGYPEGKIDTCQGDSGGPLMCRDNVANTYVVVGITSWGVGCARAKRPGVYTATWPYLNWIASKIGSNALHMAQLATPPHPSTQAPPARPPSAQSPAHPPWYFQHPPRPPPASPPSQPRPRPKPPAAPPPPPPPPPPPAPPSITKPLQVLSFAKRLQQLIEILKGKTFSSAKGYYEMETTDLPELTAAS; encoded by the exons ATGGTCAGCCTCCAGGTCTTCACCTCCCACAACAACCGGAGGTACCACGCGTGCGGAGGCACCTTGCTGAACTCCCACTGGCTGCTCACTGCCGCTCACTGCTTCGTCTCCAAAAA GAAAGTGTACGACTGGAGACTGATTTTTGGCGCAAGGGAGATCGTGTACGGAAATGATAAGCCCGCGAAGCCGCCCCAGCAGGAAAGATACGTGGAGAAAATCATCATCCACGAGAGCTACGTCCCCAGTCTGGAGTACAACGACATCGCGCTCATGAAGATCACGCCGCCCGTTCCGTGCGGGCAGTTCATTGGCCCCGGCTGCCTGCCCCAGTTCAGGGCGGGCCCACCTAGGGTGCCCCAGGGCTGCTGGGTGGCTGGCTGGGGGTTCTTGAAGGAGAAAG CCTACAGGATCGCACCTACACTGCAGGAGGCACGCGTGAACCTCATCGACCTCGACTTATGTAACTCCACCCAGTGGTACAATGGGCGCATTCGTTCAACCAACGTGTGTGCAGGCTACCCTGAAGGCAAGATCGACACCTGCCAG GGGGACAGCGGCGGGCCTCTCATGTGCAGAGACAACGTGGCAAACACCTATGTGGTCGTGGGAATCACAAGCTGGGGGGTAGGCTGTGCCCGAGCTAAGCGCCCCGGAGTCTACACGGCCACCTGGCCCTATCTGAACTGGATTGCTTCCAAGATTGGTTCTAATGCCTTGCACATGGCTCAACTGGCCACCCCTCCCCATCCTAGTACTCAAGCACCCCCGGCTAGACCCCCCTCTGCCCAGTCTCCTGCTCACCCTCCTTGGTACTTCCAACACCCTCCTCGACCGCCTCCTGCCAGTCCGCCATCTCAACCTCGACCTCGACCCAAACCCCCAgctgcacccccacctccacccccacccccacccccacctgcacccccatctATCACTAAACCTCTCCAAGTACTTTCTTTTGCCAAGCGACTACAGCAACTCATAGAGATCTTGAAGGGGAAGACCTTTTCTAGCGCAAAGGGGTATTATGAAATGGAGACCACAGATCTCCCAGAACTGACCGCTGCCTCCTGA